The Corynebacterium pseudopelargi genome contains a region encoding:
- a CDS encoding molybdopterin-binding protein yields MQEWDAVGIVVGDRIIQGQRPNKAGPEIERALKALGANTVHQRCVGEGSGPLKAAFAWAASKQPAVIVVAGGTGLNPGNVTPEISMEHMIQRLYGLETQVLIQGLAHTEKAGLSRGVIGIARVGQKVCLLVNTPSSRGGVRDVLEVIASVWDSLAEALDAHSEADARREVEARREVEPQREAESQREAVPRCGIEAAEGEKVA; encoded by the coding sequence ATGCAGGAATGGGATGCTGTGGGCATCGTGGTTGGCGATCGCATAATCCAAGGCCAGCGGCCAAACAAAGCCGGGCCAGAAATCGAACGCGCCCTCAAAGCCCTTGGCGCAAACACAGTGCATCAACGCTGTGTAGGCGAGGGGAGTGGGCCGCTCAAAGCCGCATTTGCATGGGCAGCCAGCAAGCAGCCCGCGGTGATCGTTGTCGCCGGTGGCACCGGGCTAAATCCGGGCAACGTCACACCTGAAATCAGCATGGAGCACATGATCCAGCGCCTTTACGGCCTAGAAACCCAAGTGCTCATCCAAGGCCTCGCCCACACCGAGAAGGCCGGTCTAAGCAGAGGTGTGATCGGCATTGCCAGGGTGGGGCAAAAGGTGTGCCTGTTGGTGAATACGCCGAGTTCTCGCGGAGGGGTGCGTGATGTGCTTGAGGTGATTGCCAGCGTGTGGGATAGCCTCGCCGAGGCGCTCGATGCTCATAGCGAGGCAGACGCCCGGCGCGAAGTGGAAGCCCGGCGCGAAGTGGAACCACAGCGTGAAGCAGAATCCCAACGCGAAGCGGTACCGCGTTGCGGCATTGAGGCTGCTGAAGGGGAGAAGGTGGCTTAA
- a CDS encoding beta-carotene 15,15'-monooxygenase, protein MQLQPPQPNKPEPAGKKAEGTHPKHPADNLAAKPAPIALNSSPAGVHSLHPTPGKTAQVALSDVSLAARARWHSSLFVIIAVWVISAIAAWVARALGQPVSWWQAIHAVTLGAIATAIFGYITHFTEALTRQPPSGFRAIAARIALLQVGVMLLMVSSPASRWHLLEALGALLITVATLWQLWWVITRLRGSLAGRFASTVPMYIAALLALCIAITCVVCAGFGVGSFSGLIAAHGRAALWGFVAFTIYATVLTLLPTLSGTAISETARARILPALFLLSVCLLHIVWLLIFQLPRIAGVFGIGICVVGAWLLWPIVSNVIRQSSGLDSAPAGVVVALCSLLALQLFDATALILGRDPREVFQLIIPALLASVLLLVVLSVLQFLLPTMIGGGPQAVQQARRRAQRSGYARIALIIVGSLLALFQSPLWIVMVGLGVLWTLLALGLATMRQRKGLSHG, encoded by the coding sequence GTGCAACTGCAGCCGCCTCAACCCAATAAGCCTGAGCCAGCAGGCAAGAAGGCCGAAGGCACACACCCCAAGCACCCCGCCGACAACCTTGCCGCCAAGCCCGCCCCCATCGCGCTGAATTCCAGCCCGGCTGGCGTTCACTCCCTTCACCCCACGCCCGGCAAGACTGCGCAGGTGGCATTGAGCGATGTCTCATTGGCGGCCAGGGCGCGCTGGCATAGCAGCTTATTTGTGATCATCGCCGTGTGGGTGATCAGCGCGATTGCCGCCTGGGTTGCCCGTGCACTTGGCCAACCGGTGAGCTGGTGGCAAGCCATCCATGCCGTCACCCTTGGTGCCATCGCCACAGCTATTTTTGGCTACATCACCCACTTCACGGAGGCACTGACCCGCCAACCTCCCAGTGGCTTTCGCGCCATCGCGGCAAGAATCGCCCTGCTGCAAGTAGGCGTGATGCTGCTCATGGTCTCAAGCCCTGCCAGCCGCTGGCATCTGCTAGAGGCATTAGGCGCCCTGTTGATCACAGTGGCCACCCTTTGGCAGTTGTGGTGGGTGATAACCAGGCTGCGCGGCTCACTAGCTGGGCGTTTTGCCAGCACAGTGCCCATGTACATCGCAGCACTTCTTGCCCTGTGCATCGCTATTACTTGCGTGGTGTGCGCCGGATTCGGTGTGGGCAGCTTTAGCGGGCTGATCGCAGCTCACGGGCGCGCGGCGTTATGGGGCTTTGTTGCGTTTACCATCTACGCCACGGTGCTTACTTTGCTGCCTACGCTCAGCGGCACTGCCATTAGCGAGACAGCCCGCGCGCGCATCCTACCGGCCTTGTTCCTGCTCAGCGTGTGTCTGTTGCACATTGTGTGGCTACTGATTTTCCAATTACCGCGCATCGCCGGCGTTTTTGGCATTGGCATCTGCGTGGTGGGCGCTTGGTTGCTGTGGCCGATCGTTTCCAACGTGATCCGCCAAAGCTCTGGCCTCGATTCCGCACCCGCCGGGGTAGTGGTGGCGCTGTGCAGCTTGCTTGCTTTGCAGCTTTTCGACGCCACAGCGTTAATCCTCGGACGCGACCCAAGGGAGGTATTCCAGCTCATCATTCCCGCGCTGCTTGCCTCGGTGCTGTTGTTGGTGGTTTTAAGCGTGCTGCAGTTTTTGCTGCCCACCATGATCGGCGGTGGCCCCCAAGCGGTGCAGCAAGCCAGAAGAAGAGCACAACGCAGCGGCTATGCGCGCATCGCGCTGATTATCGTTGGTAGCTTGCTGGCCTTATTCCAAAGTCCTTTGTGGATTGTGATGGTAGGCCTTGGTGTGTTGTGGACGCTGCTTGCGTTGGGCCTGGCTACCATGCGACAGCGAAAAGGGTTGAGCCATGGATAA
- a CDS encoding DUF2249 domain-containing protein, with the protein MQLPLSSTEQTPTLNACVIPHALRHGAIHGALGSRGVGEAMILIAPHNPIPLLKEVEAREETFEVKYLQEGPQDWHIQFTRTA; encoded by the coding sequence ATGCAATTACCTCTTTCAAGCACCGAACAAACCCCCACGCTCAACGCCTGCGTGATCCCCCATGCGCTTCGCCACGGCGCAATTCACGGCGCGCTGGGTTCCCGAGGCGTGGGCGAAGCCATGATCCTCATTGCGCCGCACAACCCAATTCCCTTGCTCAAAGAAGTTGAGGCGCGCGAAGAAACCTTCGAGGTGAAATACCTCCAAGAAGGCCCGCAGGATTGGCACATCCAATTCACCCGCACCGCCTAA
- a CDS encoding cupredoxin domain-containing protein, which produces MDKQIQNFTWALFGLAMAAVLTIAAQHVAPQLLMAEQQPAQVHQAQAGNTVQVRIEGLRFVPDVIEAAPGQQLDIELHNTGDMTHDLVLGSKRTALLHPGQRDHISVTVDRSMQGWCSLPGHRQQGMVLDIRMR; this is translated from the coding sequence ATGGATAAACAAATTCAGAACTTCACCTGGGCACTTTTCGGTCTAGCTATGGCCGCGGTGCTCACCATTGCAGCCCAGCACGTTGCTCCACAATTGCTTATGGCAGAACAACAACCCGCACAGGTCCACCAGGCGCAAGCCGGCAACACGGTGCAGGTGCGCATTGAAGGCTTGCGCTTTGTCCCCGATGTGATTGAGGCAGCCCCTGGCCAGCAGCTAGATATTGAGCTGCACAATACCGGGGATATGACCCATGATCTGGTCTTAGGGTCCAAGCGCACAGCGCTGCTTCACCCAGGCCAGCGCGATCACATCAGCGTCACGGTGGATCGCAGCATGCAGGGTTGGTGCTCCTTGCCGGGGCATCGCCAGCAGGGCATGGTTTTAGATATTCGTATGCGTTAG
- a CDS encoding nitrate/nitrite transporter, whose product MTQLRTDQRVLEGWDPEHQETWDSKIAWTTLWISTIVLIIGFATWYLVSAIAPMLNQIGFDLSKSQLYWLTAIPGLSCGIFRLIFMFLPPMIGTRKLVSMSSLLFVIPMFGWFFAVQNSDTPYWWLLTLAFISGIGGGVFSGFMPSTGYFFPKRLQGTALGIQAGIGNFGISFIQLVAPWLMGFSLLGLGFVAPQRTDAGEVFVHTPAIIMVPWAIVGAIVAWMLLKDVPVKANIRQQIDIFGNKNTWILTVVYLMTFGAFSGFAAQFALLINNVFGEASQFAGQYADLPKGAKYAFLGPLIGALVRAMWGPLCDRFGGAIWTFIGGAGMTIFTALAALTLNPDEPGQYKWFLIFMLIVFFFTGLGNAGTFKQMPMILPKRQAGGVIGWTGGIAAFGPFICGVLLSLMAPQVFFFGCVVFFAITTALVWIYYARPGAPFPG is encoded by the coding sequence ATGACGCAACTACGCACCGACCAACGCGTGCTTGAGGGCTGGGACCCCGAGCACCAAGAAACCTGGGACAGCAAAATTGCCTGGACCACGTTGTGGATCTCCACCATCGTGCTGATCATCGGCTTCGCTACCTGGTATCTCGTCTCTGCAATCGCGCCGATGCTCAACCAAATCGGCTTCGACCTGAGCAAATCGCAGCTCTACTGGCTTACCGCCATCCCCGGACTCTCCTGCGGTATCTTCCGACTCATCTTCATGTTCTTGCCGCCTATGATCGGCACCCGGAAGCTCGTGAGCATGTCCTCCCTGCTGTTCGTCATCCCGATGTTCGGCTGGTTCTTCGCCGTCCAAAACTCCGATACCCCCTACTGGTGGCTGCTCACCCTCGCTTTCATCTCGGGCATCGGCGGCGGCGTCTTCTCAGGCTTCATGCCCTCCACCGGCTACTTCTTTCCTAAGCGCCTCCAAGGCACAGCCTTGGGCATCCAGGCCGGCATTGGTAACTTCGGCATTTCCTTTATCCAGCTCGTAGCCCCGTGGCTCATGGGCTTTAGCCTCCTTGGCCTTGGCTTCGTGGCTCCCCAACGCACCGACGCTGGCGAAGTATTCGTCCACACCCCCGCCATCATCATGGTGCCCTGGGCAATCGTCGGCGCCATCGTGGCTTGGATGCTGCTTAAAGATGTGCCGGTAAAGGCAAATATCCGCCAACAGATCGACATCTTCGGCAACAAGAACACCTGGATCCTCACCGTGGTGTATCTGATGACCTTCGGCGCATTCTCCGGTTTCGCCGCACAGTTCGCACTACTGATCAACAACGTCTTTGGCGAGGCCTCCCAATTCGCAGGCCAGTACGCAGACCTTCCCAAGGGCGCAAAATATGCCTTCCTCGGCCCACTGATCGGTGCCCTGGTTCGCGCCATGTGGGGTCCTTTGTGCGACCGTTTCGGTGGCGCAATCTGGACCTTCATCGGCGGCGCCGGCATGACCATCTTCACCGCTTTGGCAGCCTTGACGCTCAACCCCGATGAGCCCGGCCAGTACAAGTGGTTCTTGATTTTCATGCTCATCGTCTTCTTCTTCACCGGCCTTGGCAATGCGGGCACCTTCAAGCAAATGCCCATGATTTTGCCCAAGCGCCAAGCCGGCGGCGTGATCGGCTGGACCGGTGGCATTGCAGCATTCGGCCCGTTTATTTGCGGTGTGCTGTTGTCGTTGATGGCACCACAGGTGTTCTTCTTCGGCTGCGTGGTCTTCTTCGCCATCACCACGGCCTTGGTGTGGATCTACTACGCCCGACCCGGCGCTCCCTTCCCAGGTTAA